Proteins from a single region of Lepus europaeus isolate LE1 chromosome 4, mLepTim1.pri, whole genome shotgun sequence:
- the LOC133757939 gene encoding LOW QUALITY PROTEIN: transcriptional adapter 3-like (The sequence of the model RefSeq protein was modified relative to this genomic sequence to represent the inferred CDS: inserted 1 base in 1 codon; deleted 1 base in 1 codon), translating to MSELKDCPLQFHDFKSVDHLKLCPRYTVVLARSEDDGIGIEELDTLQLELETLLSSASRRLRVLEAETQILTDWQDKKGDRRFLKLGRDHELGALPKHGKPKKQKLEGKAGHGPGPGPGRPKSKNLQPKIQEYKFTNDPIDMPRIPKNDAPNRFWASVEPYCADITSEEVHTXEELLKPPEDEAEHYKIPPLGKHCSQRGAQEDLLEEQKDGARAAAVAVKKKGLLGPLTELDTKDVDVLLKKSEAQHEQQEDGYPFGALTQHLLQALVEENIISPMEDSPIPDMSAKESGADGASTSPRNQNKPFSVPHTKSLESRIKEELIAQGLLESEDSEDEVLAQLRKQQAELKALSAHNRTKKHDLLRLAMEEVSRQELRQRVRMADKVVDAFRKIMATRQKKQTPTKKEKDQAWKMLKERESILKLLDG from the exons ATGAGTGAGCTCAAGGACTGCCCCTTGCAGTTCCACGACTTCAAGTCCGTGGACCACCTGAAGTTGTGCCCCCGCTACACGGTGGTGCTGGCCCGCTCCGAGGATGATGGCATCGGCATTGAGGAGCTGGACAccctgcagctggagctggagaccCTGCTGTCCTCCGCCAGCCGGCGCCTGCGCGTGCTTGAGGCCGAAACCCAGATCCTCACTGACTGGCAGGACAAGAAAGGTGACCGACGGTTCCTCAAGCTGGGTCGAGATCACGAGCTAGGAGCTCTCCCCAAACACGGGAAGCCCAAGAAGCAGAAGCTGGAGGGAAAGGCGGGACAcggc cccggccctggccccgggcGGCCCAAATCCAAAAACCTTCAGCCCAAGATCCAAGAATACAAATTCACCAATGACCCAATCGACATGCCACGGATCCCCAAGAATGATGCCCCCAACAGGTTCTGGGCCTCGGTGGAGCCCTACTGTGCCGACATCACCAGTGAGGAGGTGCATA CTGAGGAGCTCCTGAAACCCCCTGAAGACGAAGCTGAACATTACAAGATCCCGCCCCTGGGGAAGCACTGCTCCCAGCGCGGGGCCCAGGAGGATCTGCTGGAGGAGCAGAAAGACGGGGCCCGGGCTGCAGCCGTGGCTGTCAAGAAGAAAGGCCTCCTGGGGCCCCTGACCGAGCTGGACACTAAAGACGTGGATGTCCTGCTGAAGAAGTCGGAGGCGCAGCACGAGCAGCAGGAAGACGGGTACCCCTTTGGCGCGCTGACCCAGCACCTGCTTCAGGCCCTGGTGGAGGAGAATATCATTTCCCCCATGGAGGACTCCCCCATTCCTGACATGTCTGCCAAGGAGTCGGGGGCTGATGGGGCCAGCACCTCCCCCCGCAATCAGAACAAGCCCTTCAGTGTGCCACACACCAAGTCCCTGGAGAGCCGCATCAAGGAGGAGCTGATTGCCCAGGGCCTGCTGGAGTCGGAGGACTCTGAGGACGAGGTCCTGGCCCAGCTGCGCAAACAGCAGGCGGAGCTGAAGGCCCTGAGCGCGCACAACCGCACCAAGAAGCACGACCTGCTGAGGCTGGCGATGGAGGAGGTGAGCCGCCAGGAGCTGAGGCAGCGGGTCCGCATGGCCGACAAGGTCGTGGACGCCTTCCGCAAGATCATGGCCACGCGGCAGAAGAAGCAGACCCCCACCAAGAAGGAGAAGGACCAGGCCTGGAAGATGCTGAAGGAGCGCGAGAGCATCCTGAAGCTGCTGGACGGGTAG